One part of the Mytilus trossulus isolate FHL-02 chromosome 11, PNRI_Mtr1.1.1.hap1, whole genome shotgun sequence genome encodes these proteins:
- the LOC134690824 gene encoding uncharacterized protein LOC134690824: MKYTVLALVCIVVVNGYSFKRTEKSKYLGDREKFILKHAGIEMAKEEFGEKGAEEADKILGNCLEKPDEEIGECMLDAGKRLCEEGEDDQCKRIEDHIMFTIAVGKNLLESGCLAKEVEDADIGPCLQGKCMAICDNVCDDLEETEEECDCQECCKVEEKDLESAVEELESKEERSTRLNKLRKLNIFRSVLNKRYFGNLIKRK, from the coding sequence ATGAAGTATACAGTTTTAGCATTGGTCTGTATTGTGGTTGTGAATGGATACAGTTTCAAGCGTACTGAGAAATCCAAATATCTTGGAGACAGGGAAAAGTTCATTTTAAAACACGCTGGTATCGAAATGGCAAAAGAGGAATTCGGCGAAAAAGGTGCTGAAGAAGCTGACAAAATACTTGGAAATTGTCTAGAAAAACCAGATGAAGAGATCGGAGAGTGCATGCTAGATGCGGGTAAACGCCTTTGTGAAGAAGGAGAAGATGATCAATGCAAAAGAATCGAAGACCACATAATGTTCACGATCGCTGTAGGTAAAAATCTACTGGAAAGTGGGTGCCTTGCTAAGGAGGTTGAAGATGCTGATATCGGGCCGTGTCTCCAAGGTAAATGTATGGCGATATGCGATAATGTTTGTGATGATTTAGAGGAAACCGAAGAAGAATGTGATTGCCAAGAATGTTGCAAGGTTGAAGAAAAAGATCTAGAAAGTGCAGTAGAAGAACTCGAGAGTAAAGAAGAGAGGTCAACACGTTTAAATAAGCTcagaaaacttaacattttcCGTTCTGTGTTGAACAAAAGATACTTCGGAAATCTGATCAAGAGAAAGTAG